Within Conexibacter woesei DSM 14684, the genomic segment GTGTTCGCCGGCCAGCTCGGCTGGCTGCCCGCCAGCGGCCGCGCGCTCGACCCGTCGCGCCAGGGCTTCCTCGTGCTCGACGCGATCGTCGCGATGTCGCCGTCGGAGCTGGGCGACGCGCTTCAGCACCTGATCCTCCCGGCCGTCTGCCTCGCGCTCGTGCCGGCGGTGGCGATCGGCCGCATGCTGCGATCGGGGATCGAGGAGCAGCAGCGCCGCGACCACGTGCGGACCGCGCGGGCGCTCGGGCTGAGCGAGGGCCAGGTCGTGCGGCGCCACACGATCCGCAACGCCGCCGGGCCGGTGCTCGCGGTCGGCGGGCTGCAGGTCGCCTACCTGCTGGGGACGTCGATCGTCGTCGAGCAGATCTTCGCGTGGCCGGGGATCGGCTTCTACATGTCGCAGGCGATCCAGCGCAGCGACTTCCCGGCGATCGCCGGCGTCAGCCTCGTGCTCGGTGCGCTGTACGTGCTCGTCAACTTCCTCGTCGACGTCGCGCAGGCGTGGGCCGATCCGCGCATCCGCGGGGTATGAGATGGCGGTCGCGGCGGTCCTCCCG encodes:
- a CDS encoding ABC transporter permease → MTRFVLMRLLGAVLVLLALIAAVFVLQQISPADPARTLVGERASAATLERAREQLGLDDPLPVQYANYVGDVLTGDLQTSVATRRPVVQDIEQFLPATLELVAASVVLAAVLGLLFALGSAGRWRGAVLLRGGLLVLASFPVFLLAALAVRVFAGQLGWLPASGRALDPSRQGFLVLDAIVAMSPSELGDALQHLILPAVCLALVPAVAIGRMLRSGIEEQQRRDHVRTARALGLSEGQVVRRHTIRNAAGPVLAVGGLQVAYLLGTSIVVEQIFAWPGIGFYMSQAIQRSDFPAIAGVSLVLGALYVLVNFLVDVAQAWADPRIRGV